Below is a genomic region from Glaciihabitans sp. INWT7.
TGGGCGCAGGCGACAGCCGCCCTTCTCGACGACGGGACCGACCTTGAGCGACTGTCGGCATCCGCCCGGCATTACGCCGAGGGCTTCACCTGGGCCGCGACCGCCACCGCACTCATCGGGGTGTATGCGAGTCTGGGCCGAGTCGGCGGGTCCGCTCAGGGGCGGCCGTAGGTCTCCAGCAGCCGCAACCAGATCTCGTTCATGGTGGGGTACGCAGGAACCGCGTGCCACAGCCGATCGATCGGCACCTCACCGACGATGGCGATCGTCGCCGCGTGCAGCAGCTCCGAGACATCCTGTCCCACGAAGGTGACGCCGAGGATCACCCTACGCTTCTCGTCCACGACCATGCGGGCCTTGCCCTCGTAGCCGTCGGCTTGAACGGCGGAGCCGGCCACCGAACCGAGGTCGTAGTCGACCACGCGGATGTCGTACCCGGCCTTCTCCGCGGCGGCGGCAGTGAGTCCCACCGACGCCACCTCCGGATCGCTGAAAGTCACCTGCGGCACCATCTCGTGGTCCGCGGTGGCGGCGTGCTTCCCGAAGCGGTTGTCGTGCACTCCGGTGCCGAGGGCGCGGGCCGCGATGACATCGCCCGCGGCGCGTGCCTGGTACTTCCCCTGGTGGGTGAGCAGCGCGCGATGATTGACATCCCCGCAGGCGTAGAGCCAGTCGAAGCCCTTCACCCGCATGGTGTCGTCCACCTCGAGCCAGTCGCCGGGGGTCAGTCCGATGTTCTCGAACCCGAGGTCGCCGGTGCGGGGCACGCGTCCGATCGCGACGAGCACCTCGTCGGCGACGAGAGTCGAGCCGTCGTCGAGCGTGAGGGTGACACCGTCGTCATCGCGGTGGGCGGAGGTGGTCTCCACACCGGTCAGCACCGTCGCTCCGAATTTCTCCAATGATGCCGTCACCAGCTCGCCCGCGAAGGGTTCCTGGGTGCCGAGGAGGCCGGAGCGCGCGACGATCGTGACCTCGGTGCCGAAGCTCTGGTACGCCGTCGCCATCTCCACCCCGACGACTCCGCCGCCGATGATCGCCAGCCGCTTCGGAGCGACCTTCGCGCTCGTGGCATCCCGGCTCGTCCACGGGGAGACCTCCGCGAGGCCAGGGATCTCGGGCAGCAGAGGGTCGGATCCCACACTCACGGCCACAGCGTGCCGCGCGGTGTAGACGGTGCCGTCGACGGTGACCTGCTTCTCGCCGGTGATGCGCGCGTGACCGCGGACGAGCGAGATGCCTGCTCCCTCGACCCACTTCACCTGGCTCTCGTCGTCCCAATCGTGCGTGAAACTGTCCCGACGAGCGAAGGTGGCGGCGACATCCACCCCGCCATTAACCGCCTCGGCAGCGCCGCCGACGGCCTTCGCGGCGCGCAGCACGATACCGGCCCGCAAAAGCACCTTTGAGGGCATGCAGGCCCAGTAGGAGCACTCGCCGCCCACCAGTTCGCTCTCGACGAGCAGGGCGGTGAGGCCGTCCTGCACCGCGCGGTCGGCGATATTCTCGCCGACAGCACCGGCGCCGATCACGATCAGGTCGTAGGTGGTGTCGATCATGTGCGCTCCCAGCGATTCGGTGACAGGGTGGTTTCTACTCTCGCGATCCGAGCCACTCGACGATCTGCGAAGCGTGGTTCTGGGGATCGTCGACGGGAAAGAAGACCCTTTCGATGGTCGACCCGTTCGCGACGATCGTCAAGCGACGGTAGAAAGTTTCTGCGCCAGCCACGAAGGTCGGCAGGTCGAGGGCATCCGCCAGCAAGAGCCCGGGATCCGAGAGCAAGGCGAAGGGGAGGCTCAGACGCTCTACGGCTTCGGACTGGTAGTCGGAATCCTGGGTCGACACCCCGAACACCCGGGTGACTCCCGCCGCGCGAAGCTCGGCGAAATGGTCACGGAACGCGCAGGCCTCCGGCGTGCACCCGCGCGCACCCGGTATCACGTCCCACCCCTCCGGCGCTTCGGTGCCGGGACGTCCGGTACGCGGATAGACATAGAGCACGGTGCGACCGCTGAGGGCGGAGAGGTCGACATTCGACCCGAAGGTGGCCCGCAGGCTCACCGCAGGAAGCCGGGTGAGTTCCCTCACCGGCCGACGAACTCTGCGGTCGTGCGCGTGACGAACGCCGTCATGCCGATCGCGGCATCCTCGCTGTGTACGAGCCGCACGAGTTCGGGTTGGAGCGCGGCCGCGGCCGCGGCATCACCCTCGCGCAGAGCGAGTCGCGCGTTGGAGAGGGCGGCCTGCACCGCGAGTGGGGCCTGAGCCGCGATGCGGTGGGCGAGTTCGAGCCCTCGGTCGTACTGTGTGCCGTCCGGCACGACCTCCTGCACCAGGCCGATGCGATGTGCCTCCGCCGCGTCGAACTGGTCGCCGGTGAGGATCCAGCGCATCGCGTTTCCCCAGCCGACCGCGCGGGGAAAGCGGATGGTGGCGCCGCCGAAGGGCAGGATTCCGCGGGCGACCTCGATCTGCCCGAACCGGGTGGATGCCGCGGCGACCGCGATGTCGCTCGCGAGCATCAGCTCGATTCCGAGGGTGAGGCAGGTGCCTTGCACGGCGATGACCACGGGCTTGCCGAGCTGCCGGCCGGAGACCTGCCAGGGATCGATGCCGCCATCCGGAACGGTCTGCAGGCCCTCCGCTCCGATTCTCGGCGCGACATCGGCGAGATCCAGACCGCCGGTGAAATGCTCACCGTGGGCGAAGACGAATCCGGCCCGCAGCTCCGGATCGCGTTCGAGCTCACCGTAGGCGAGAGCGAGCTCCTGAAGCAGCGCGAAGTCCGCTGCGTTGCGTTTTTCCGGCCTGTTGAACCCGATCAGGAGCACATGCCCGTCTCGCTCCACCGTGATTCGAGGGGATTCGGGGGTGGTGTCGGTCATCGCTGGCCCTTCGGAACGCCGTCGGCCTCGATCGGCCGTTGCTCAATGCTAGGCGCTGTGCCGACAGGCACGAGCTCAGCTCGCGAGCGCCCCGATGATGCGCAGGATGCTGCCGAGATCGTCGGCCGCGTCATCCGCCGATGCCGGGGCGAACTCGGTGACCGCGGCTCCGGCCAGCGGTAGGGCCGCCTTGGCCGCGGCGATCACCGTGAGCAGAGTGGTGAGGGAGACGCCGAACGGCTCGGGGTAGCCGAGAGAGCCGAATTCGGCGGGGTCGAGCACGTCGAGATCCACGTGAAGGTAGACAGAGGTCGCGCCGCTCGCGACCAGGGCGGCGGTGATGGAGTCCGCGTCGAGGGCATCGGGGGCGATGACCGGGATGCCCGCGGACTCGATGTACGCGAGTTCGCCGTCATCCAGCGAGCGTGTGCCGGCGAGGATCACCCGCGCCGCCGAGATCGGCGAGTCGGGTATCAGCGCCACCGGACCATCGCCGAGGAGCGTGCGAAGCACCATGCCGTGGAAGGCTCGCGACGGAGACTCCTCCGGGGTGTTGAGGTCGGCGTGGGCGTCGATCCAGACCACCGCCATCCCCTCGTGCCGTGCTCCGGCATGGTGGATGGAGGCGAGGTCGACGCCACAGTCGCCGCCGATCGTGATCGCCAGGCCGGACACGGTGGCGAGCGCGGCCAACTGCGCATCTCTTATTTGGCGAAGCGAGCTCAGGCGCAATACCTCGCTGCCCTCGTCGGTGCCCGCCTCGGAGGGCACCTCGACGACGATGGTCGCCGACACCGGCAGGTCGCCGCTGATCGCGGAAGCCCCCTCCGCGAGCCTCATGGCACGGGACGAACCCGAGCCTTGCCATTGGGGGACAATGAGAAAAGTGGCGGCCACCTGTCAAGTATGGCCGCCACCGGGTGAAGAGGGAGCGATCAGATCGTGCGGGGTGCCTTCGCCAGGTTCGCCTCGAGCTCGGCGACGTTCTGCCGGCTGCCGTATGCCGGGCGGTCGCGCTCGACGCGCCAGCTCTCGGAGAGCGGCCCGATGTTCACGGTGTCGAAGCCGAATTCGTCGTAGAGCTTCGTCACGAAGTCCGAGGCGTCCGCGAAGTCGGAGGACGTCGCGAGAGCGCGCCGCTTCGGGTCGCCCTTCGGGAAGCCGTCCGCGGTGATGTCGGCGGCGGTGATGTGGTTGAAGCCCTTGGCGACCCGGGAGGTGGGAAGGTGCTCCTGCAGCATGCCGCTGACAGTCGTTTCGCCGGCGTCGAGGGCGTCGATGTGACCGTCGCGCTCGAAGTAGTAGTTGTTGGTGTCGATCACGATCTTGCCGGCGAGCGGCTCGACGGGCACGTCTGCGTAGGCCTTGAGCGGCACGGTGACGACAGCGACGTCCGCAGCCTCGGCGGCTTGGATGGCGGTGCCCGCCGTGGCCTTCGGCCCCAGCTCGGCCACGAGTTCCGTCAGGGTCTCAGGTCCCCGAGAATTGCTGATGACGACGTCATAGCCGTTCTCGACCGCCTTGCGGGCGACCTGGCTGCCGATGTTTCCTGCTCCGATGATTCCAATAGTTGTCATGCGTGAAGTAACCGGGGAGGGGCGGGAATTGTTCCCGGGAGTTCGCGCGGTGTCGAGGAGCTGGGACGGACGACGCGTATCGAGACCCGCTGGGGGTCTCGATACGCGTCGCGGGTGCTCGCCGCTCGACGGGCGGAGGCTACTGCTCGATCGCCGAGGGGGCCGGCGCACCGGCCTTGAGGGCGGCGAGCCGGGCGTCGAGCTCTATCGAGTCGTCCGAGGCATCCAATTGCTCGAACTGGGCATCGAGGCTCGAGGCCGCGAGCTCCTGGCGGCCGAGGACTGTCGCCTCCTGGCGACGGATCTTGTCCTCGAAGCGGCTGATCTCGCTCGTGGGGTCGGTGAGGTCGATGGACTTGACCGCATCCTGCACCTGAGTCTGCGCCTCAACGGTCTTCGACCGGGCGATCAGCTCGTCACGCTTCGACGACAGCTGGCTCAGCTTGGTGCGCATGGCATCGAGGCCGCGTTTGAGCTGGTCGACGACCGCGGTCTGGGAGGCGATGGTCGGCTCGGCGTCCTTCGCCTCCTTCTCCGAGGCCATCTGTCGACCGAGCGCCACCTTCGCCAGGTTGTCGAATTTGTCGGCGTCTGCAGGGTTGCCCGCCGCGCGCAGTTCGTCGCCCTTCTTACTGGCCGCCAGCGCCTTGCGACCCCAGTCCGCGGCGTTGTCGACGTCTTCGGTGTAGTCCTGTTCGAGCAGGCGGAGGTTGCCGATGGTCTGGGCCACCGCGCTCTCCGCCTCGGAGATGCTGCTCGTGTAGTCACGAACCATCTGATCGAGCATCATCTTCGGGTCTTCGGCCGAATCGAGCAGCGCGTTGATGTTGGCCTTGGCCATCTGAGCGATGCGTCCGAGAATTGACTGCTTTGCCATGGTGTTTCCCTTCGTTGTGTCACTGCGAATCTGGATAGCTGGATGAAACGAAAAGCCTGAATGAACTGCCTGGGCGAATTGCCGGTACGACATGCACTAGAACCGGCCGCCGCTCGAGCGGCCGCCACCGCCACCGCCACCACCGAAGGATCCCCCGGAGCTCCGTGAGCTGCCGCCGAACCCGCCGCCGCTGAACCCACCGCCGAACCCACCGCCGCCGCCGCCGAATCCTCCGCCGCCGAAGACGCCTCCGCTATTGCCGCGGCCGCCGCCTCCGCTGAGCATGCCGCCGATGAGACCGCCGAGGATCGCGCCGCCGAGCCCGCCACCGAAGCTTCCCCCCTGCCCGCCACCCTGGCCGCCGCCCGCGGAGTCGACGTCGTTATGGGCGAGGGAGAGTGCCTGCGCGGCCAACGACTGGGCCGCGGCCGCCTCCGCGAGTGCCTTCACCGGGTCAGAGGCCGCGAGGCCGACGGCGGTTTCGAGATGGCGGGTGGCTTCGGAGACCCGCGTTCGCGCAGCACTGCCGACCCCGCCACGGCGCGTCGTGATGAAGTCGTTGGCCGCCGAGATCTGGCTGGAGGCGGCGCTCATGGCGGTCGGAAGCTGTGCGGTCGCGGACTGCACCTTCTGCTGTTGATCCCTCACCGCGTCGAGCACCTGGTCGAGCGCCGCGTTGGCGGTGGTGAGCGAGGCGAGACTCGACAGTGGATCGGCGGGGCCGGTGCCGGTCGTCGCGGCGGCGAGCGCAGCTTCGGCGGCCGCTACCGGCTGACTGAGAGAGCCGGATGCCGTGGCCGGGAGGGCTCGCGCGGTAGCGAGGTCCTGCTGGGTGTCGGCCACCGCGGCGGCGAGCTTGCTTCGGGCATCCGCGAGGCTGGACGCGAGCGTGTCGATCGAGTCGAGCAGCTGCGTGGTCTGGCCGATACTGGCCTGGGCCGCCCGCACATTGATCGCCGCGACGCCGGAGTCTCCGCTGGCGATCGCGGTCTTCGCTGTCGTGCCGGCGCTGCCGATGAACTCGAGGAGTTTGGCAACCTGGTCGGGGTTGCCGGCGATGGAGGACAGCGCCGCAGGAGAGAACGTCGCCTGCAGGCTGGTGAGAGTCGCGCGCGCCGTCGCGAGTCGGGTCGAGACCGCCTCGGCATCCGTCACCACGCTCTCCAGCGCCTGCGGCGCGGTCTTCTCGAGTTTGCGCAGGCCATCGAAGGCGTCGGCCTGGGCATCGAGTTCGGCGTCGGCGGCTTCGCAGAGTTCGATGATGCGGGAGGTCATCTCGCGCTTCTGTTGCGGCGTCTCCGGCACGGAGTCGTCGAGCTTCTGACGCAGGGTGAAAGCCTCGGCCACCTGGGACTTCGCGGTCGCCAGAGAAGCACTGAATGGAGTCGTCGCTTCGGTGCCGAACTGGGCGACGGCGAAACCGAGCTCCTGTTCGCTCGTCTTCAGCGAATCGTCGAGCTGCACGAGAAGGCTTCCCGCCTTCTGGTCGAGCTGCTCCTGGCTCGGGCCGGCGGGAGCGGATGCCGCACCGCCGACGCGCCGCCGTCGCGACCGCACGAAGAACACGATGCCGAGCACGATGAGGGCCAGCAGGATGATCACGATCACCACGGGAAGCGCGGAACCACTTCCGGACGGAGCGGGGGTGCCCGGAGCAGTGGTATCCGACCCCCCGCCCGGTCCGCCGCTGGATTCTCCCGCATAGCCCCTCGCCGCGGCCACCGCCGCACCCACCCAGTCGCTCTTCTTCAGCGCCGGGATGATGTCGTTAGTCTCGACGGCGTCCGTCGTGGAGGAGTCAGGGGACGATGCTCCGTAGGAGATCGAATAGTTGCGATCCACCGTGGCAACCGCGAGCAGGATGTCGTTCGCGCCGAGTCCGTTCTTCTTCGCGACACTCGACGCCCAGGCTGTCTTGTCGGAGACGCCGGTGAAACTGTCGACATAGACCACGAAGAGCTGGAGCTTCGTCGAGGCGTAGAGTGCGTCGGTCGCCGCAGTGATCTCGGATCCGCGCGAACCCAC
It encodes:
- a CDS encoding NADPH-dependent F420 reductase, encoding MTTIGIIGAGNIGSQVARKAVENGYDVVISNSRGPETLTELVAELGPKATAGTAIQAAEAADVAVVTVPLKAYADVPVEPLAGKIVIDTNNYYFERDGHIDALDAGETTVSGMLQEHLPTSRVAKGFNHITAADITADGFPKGDPKRRALATSSDFADASDFVTKLYDEFGFDTVNIGPLSESWRVERDRPAYGSRQNVAELEANLAKAPRTI
- a CDS encoding NAD(P)/FAD-dependent oxidoreductase, whose amino-acid sequence is MIDTTYDLIVIGAGAVGENIADRAVQDGLTALLVESELVGGECSYWACMPSKVLLRAGIVLRAAKAVGGAAEAVNGGVDVAATFARRDSFTHDWDDESQVKWVEGAGISLVRGHARITGEKQVTVDGTVYTARHAVAVSVGSDPLLPEIPGLAEVSPWTSRDATSAKVAPKRLAIIGGGVVGVEMATAYQSFGTEVTIVARSGLLGTQEPFAGELVTASLEKFGATVLTGVETTSAHRDDDGVTLTLDDGSTLVADEVLVAIGRVPRTGDLGFENIGLTPGDWLEVDDTMRVKGFDWLYACGDVNHRALLTHQGKYQARAAGDVIAARALGTGVHDNRFGKHAATADHEMVPQVTFSDPEVASVGLTAAAAEKAGYDIRVVDYDLGSVAGSAVQADGYEGKARMVVDEKRRVILGVTFVGQDVSELLHAATIAIVGEVPIDRLWHAVPAYPTMNEIWLRLLETYGRP
- a CDS encoding arginase family protein, coding for MAATFLIVPQWQGSGSSRAMRLAEGASAISGDLPVSATIVVEVPSEAGTDEGSEVLRLSSLRQIRDAQLAALATVSGLAITIGGDCGVDLASIHHAGARHEGMAVVWIDAHADLNTPEESPSRAFHGMVLRTLLGDGPVALIPDSPISAARVILAGTRSLDDGELAYIESAGIPVIAPDALDADSITAALVASGATSVYLHVDLDVLDPAEFGSLGYPEPFGVSLTTLLTVIAAAKAALPLAGAAVTEFAPASADDAADDLGSILRIIGALAS
- a CDS encoding YgcG family protein; translation: MAALAAPLSAQAQSPVDLGGAYVVDTVNAVGSRGSEITAATDALYASTKLQLFVVYVDSFTGVSDKTAWASSVAKKNGLGANDILLAVATVDRNYSISYGASSPDSSTTDAVETNDIIPALKKSDWVGAAVAAARGYAGESSGGPGGGSDTTAPGTPAPSGSGSALPVVIVIILLALIVLGIVFFVRSRRRRVGGAASAPAGPSQEQLDQKAGSLLVQLDDSLKTSEQELGFAVAQFGTEATTPFSASLATAKSQVAEAFTLRQKLDDSVPETPQQKREMTSRIIELCEAADAELDAQADAFDGLRKLEKTAPQALESVVTDAEAVSTRLATARATLTSLQATFSPAALSSIAGNPDQVAKLLEFIGSAGTTAKTAIASGDSGVAAINVRAAQASIGQTTQLLDSIDTLASSLADARSKLAAAVADTQQDLATARALPATASGSLSQPVAAAEAALAAATTGTGPADPLSSLASLTTANAALDQVLDAVRDQQQKVQSATAQLPTAMSAASSQISAANDFITTRRGGVGSAARTRVSEATRHLETAVGLAASDPVKALAEAAAAQSLAAQALSLAHNDVDSAGGGQGGGQGGSFGGGLGGAILGGLIGGMLSGGGGRGNSGGVFGGGGFGGGGGGFGGGFSGGGFGGSSRSSGGSFGGGGGGGGRSSGGRF
- a CDS encoding peroxiredoxin, giving the protein MRELTRLPAVSLRATFGSNVDLSALSGRTVLYVYPRTGRPGTEAPEGWDVIPGARGCTPEACAFRDHFAELRAAGVTRVFGVSTQDSDYQSEAVERLSLPFALLSDPGLLLADALDLPTFVAGAETFYRRLTIVANGSTIERVFFPVDDPQNHASQIVEWLGSRE
- a CDS encoding PspA/IM30 family protein, with translation MAKQSILGRIAQMAKANINALLDSAEDPKMMLDQMVRDYTSSISEAESAVAQTIGNLRLLEQDYTEDVDNAADWGRKALAASKKGDELRAAGNPADADKFDNLAKVALGRQMASEKEAKDAEPTIASQTAVVDQLKRGLDAMRTKLSQLSSKRDELIARSKTVEAQTQVQDAVKSIDLTDPTSEISRFEDKIRRQEATVLGRQELAASSLDAQFEQLDASDDSIELDARLAALKAGAPAPSAIEQ
- a CDS encoding crotonase/enoyl-CoA hydratase family protein, giving the protein MTDTTPESPRITVERDGHVLLIGFNRPEKRNAADFALLQELALAYGELERDPELRAGFVFAHGEHFTGGLDLADVAPRIGAEGLQTVPDGGIDPWQVSGRQLGKPVVIAVQGTCLTLGIELMLASDIAVAAASTRFGQIEVARGILPFGGATIRFPRAVGWGNAMRWILTGDQFDAAEAHRIGLVQEVVPDGTQYDRGLELAHRIAAQAPLAVQAALSNARLALREGDAAAAAALQPELVRLVHSEDAAIGMTAFVTRTTAEFVGR